AATTACGCCGAGAATGCGACCCTGCCTGGTCATTGATGTGATTCCTTGGTGAGTTACTGAAGGGCAAAACAGGCGAGACGGGCGGCCGCAGTGAGAATCCGGCGGCAGCGCGGGATCACTTTTATCTTAACCACCCCTGAAAATCAGGCAAACTATCTGCGGGGGCTGTAGTAGTGGCAAAAGCCCTGCCGGACGGTCCGTAGGCGACGGTTATGCCGGCCGGGATACACCACACGGGATGGTTGCCACTGCCGGGCCCGATCTTTCACGGGGAATCCAAACGCACCCTATTTCTACGGCCTGTACGGATAAACAAGCCGAAACAAAGTCCCAACGTGCCATGCTTTTTCGCCACAGGCGAAGAAGCATGTCCCCCGCGTCGCCGGCTCTCTCACAGGCCTGCCAGAGAATGCTCGATCTCGTCGCGCGTGGCGAGCGAGGCGATTGCCCCGGGGCGGGTGACCGAGATGGCCGCCGCGGCCGAGGCCCAACGTGCGGCGTCCGCAAGCGAACGTCCCTCGGCCAGGGCCACGGCCAGCGCACCATTGAACGCGTCGCCAGCCGCCGTGGTGTCGACCGCCGAAACCTGCCGAGCCGGGATGTGGATCACTGTCTCACCGACCAGTTGGCATCCGTCGCGACCACAGGTGACGATCACCTGCCCGGCGCCGCGGCGGCGCAGTATTTGCGCCGCGTCAACCACGGAAAGATTCTCGGCAGACGGGCCCGCCAACGTGATAGCTTCCCCTTCGTTCGGCGTCAGCACATCGACCAGCTTTAATAGCTCGCCGCGGCCTGCATCGGCGCAGGCTGGCGCCGGATTGAGGATCGTTAATAGTCCAAATTCCTTGGCGCGCGCGAGGCCACGTTCGACAGCTACGAGTGGTGTTTCCAGGCAGGCGAGAAAAACGCTCGCCGCACGCCATACCGATTCCGGCAGTTGATCGATCATGTCCGGGGCGACGATCGAATTCGCCCCCGATGCGACGCTGATCATGTTTTCGCCCGCGGCATCGACCGTGATCAACGCGACCCCCGTGGCGGCCTGCGGAATCGTGCGTACGTAATCGAGCGCGAGATGCGATTCACGCCCAAGCGTTTCGAGCGCTTCACGACCGTAGGCATCATCCCCCACCGCGGCCATGAACGTCACGGACGCCAACGCGGCACGGGCAGCCGCGACTGCCTGGTTGGCTCCCTTGCCTCCCAGGTTCGTCATGAATGTTCCCCCTAGCGTCGTCTCTCCCGGACGCGGCATGCGCGGCACGCGAACCACGAGGTCCATGTTGATCGAGCCCAGGACGATAACCCCGTTGCGCTTTGCCGTCATGCGGATTTGCTCTCGTATCACGGGCTATGTGTATTTGCCGGCCGATTTGCCGAGTTTCAACTTACTTGCCGATGCAAAAGCGGCTGAAGATTCGATCCAGCAGGTCGTCCGTATAGACCGCGCCGACGACGTGCCCTAGTTCCTCGATCGCGGCGCGGAGTTCGGCCGCAACCAGCTCTTCTCCAATGTGCTGATCGACGAATTCAAGCGCCTGCGAGAGCGCTTCGGCGGCACGTTGCAAACTTTCATGGCAGCGGGCGGCCGTGGCCGCGACGACGTCGGTTGAATCTCCGCCGCAAGCGAGCGCCGCGCCGCGAAGTCGCTCGCAAAGCGCGGCAAGCCCTTGGCCGGTGGTGCCGCTTGTGCCAATCGCATCCTCGATTGGACCGAGCACTCGCTGCTGGTCCACTTTCGTCAGCACAACAACCCGGTGAGCAGGCAGTTCCAACTGCGACCGTTCCCACGCCGTAAGCGAACGCGTGCAGTCGAGGCACAACACTTCGATCGTGGCGTGCCGGCGCTCGCGTACCGTGGCAAGCTGGGCGGCAACGTCGATGTTTTTTCCGTCGGTTTGCGGAGCATTGTTCTCGGCAGAATTTAGCAAGTGCGGCGAATCGGCCATCGAATCCGCGGCCAGGCCGGCCGTATCGACGAGTTCGATCGTTACATCGCCCAGCGACAACTCGCCCACCAGGTAATCGCGCGTGGTGCCTGCTAAGGGCGAGACGAGTGCCGCACTGCGCTTAAGCAGAGCGTTGAACAGACTGCTCTTACCGACGTTGGGCTCGCCCACGAGCACGACGCGTACGGCGTCCCGCAAAACGGCACGCGTGGCCGTACGCTCGGCCAACTCGCGTACCTGCGCGGCGGCCGTCGTGATTTGTTCGCGCAACCGATCACGCGCAATGAATTCGATATCTTCTTCGACGAAGTCGAGTCCCGCCTCGAGATGCGCCAAGACATCGAGCAACTCGTCGCGCAATCGCACGAGCGGCGCGCCCAGTCCGCCGGCAAGTTGACTGACCGCGACGTCCAGCTCGTGCCGGTCGCGCGACTCAATGACGCCTAACACGGCTTCGGCCTGCGTCAGATCGATTCTTCCTGCTAGAAACGCCCGCAGCGTAAACTCCCCAGGCGCCGCCAGGCGAGCGCCATGCCGACAAAGCGTTCGCAAAATGGCCTGCAGGATTGGCGCCACGCCAACGGTGTGAATTTCGACCGACGGTTGCCGTGTGTAACTGCGCGACGTCGGCCAAACCAACAAGGAACAGGGCACGGCCGATGTAAAACCATCGACCGCCAGCGATCCGGTCAATCGCGTCGAGACCTTGATCGCCGAAAGAGGCGGGCCATCACGATCCTCGCCGGTCCAGATCGGCGCCACGCAATCGACCGCATGGGGCCCGCTCATACGAATGACGCCGCGCATCGCTCCTCCCGCGGCGGAGGCAATCGCGGCGATGGTTTCGTGCGGGTCGTGCATGCGCTCGTCCGCAACGTAATTAACGGCGGTCGCGGTTCTTCTTCTTCGACCCCGATGAGCCGTTGCCGTTGTTCCTCGTTCCGATTCTTTCCAGCACCGGCTGCGCGGCACCGGCGGTCGCCAGCGTGGTCCGCGGCAACAATTTGCGCTCGGCGATGCCCCACAAGCTCGAAGCGATGAAATATAGGCACAGACCGCTGGCGACTTTGAAGAACATCACGCCCATAAAGATCATCATGTATTGCATGACCTTCTGCTGCATCGCGGCTTGCTCGTCGGTCGGCGGCGGCATGAACATCTTCTGCTGCCAGATGAACAAGCCAATCGTCAAGCACGGCAACAGATTGAAATACGGTCCTAACCAACCGGCTGGGCCCGCGATGAACGCCGGCATCGTGTCCTGCCAGTTCCACAGCATGTCCGGGGCGGCCAGGTTCGAGCACCAGCGGATCGATTCACTGATCAGCGGTGCCCCACGCAGCTCGACGTCGACCGCCAGCGAGCGGTACAGGCCCAGGAAGATTGGCAATTGCAAGAACACAGGCAAGCAACCGGCCAGCGGGTTGTAGTTGTGTTTTTTGAAAAGTTCCTGCTGCGCCTTCGTGCGGGCCTCCATGTTGCCCTTGTACTTCTCCTGGAGGCGCTTGATCTCGGGCTGCAGTTCCTGCATCTTTTGCGCGCCCAGCGCCTGCCGCCGGCTGAGCGGGAACATCAGCGAGCGAACCAGCACCGTGAGCATGATGATCGCGATGCCGTAATTCGGGATGATGCGATAAAAGAAGTGCAGCACCTCGAGCATCGGCGCCGCGACGAAGCCAAACCACCCGTAGTACACCAGGTTGCCCAAGCCGTATTGCGACAGCAGTGCGGGGCGCTTGGGTCCGGCGAAAATTTTGTAAGTTTCGGTCCCGGACTTCTCGCCCGGCTCGATCGTGGC
The genomic region above belongs to Pirellulales bacterium and contains:
- the rbsK gene encoding ribokinase, which codes for MTAKRNGVIVLGSINMDLVVRVPRMPRPGETTLGGTFMTNLGGKGANQAVAAARAALASVTFMAAVGDDAYGREALETLGRESHLALDYVRTIPQAATGVALITVDAAGENMISVASGANSIVAPDMIDQLPESVWRAASVFLACLETPLVAVERGLARAKEFGLLTILNPAPACADAGRGELLKLVDVLTPNEGEAITLAGPSAENLSVVDAAQILRRRGAGQVIVTCGRDGCQLVGETVIHIPARQVSAVDTTAAGDAFNGALAVALAEGRSLADAARWASAAAAISVTRPGAIASLATRDEIEHSLAGL
- a CDS encoding tRNA modification GTPase — its product is MHDPHETIAAIASAAGGAMRGVIRMSGPHAVDCVAPIWTGEDRDGPPLSAIKVSTRLTGSLAVDGFTSAVPCSLLVWPTSRSYTRQPSVEIHTVGVAPILQAILRTLCRHGARLAAPGEFTLRAFLAGRIDLTQAEAVLGVIESRDRHELDVAVSQLAGGLGAPLVRLRDELLDVLAHLEAGLDFVEEDIEFIARDRLREQITTAAAQVRELAERTATRAVLRDAVRVVLVGEPNVGKSSLFNALLKRSAALVSPLAGTTRDYLVGELSLGDVTIELVDTAGLAADSMADSPHLLNSAENNAPQTDGKNIDVAAQLATVRERRHATIEVLCLDCTRSLTAWERSQLELPAHRVVVLTKVDQQRVLGPIEDAIGTSGTTGQGLAALCERLRGAALACGGDSTDVVAATAARCHESLQRAAEALSQALEFVDQHIGEELVAAELRAAIEELGHVVGAVYTDDLLDRIFSRFCIGK